The sequence below is a genomic window from Lolium perenne isolate Kyuss_39 chromosome 4, Kyuss_2.0, whole genome shotgun sequence.
CCATCATCACACATTTACGCGTTTCCTGAGTGAAATGGGGTTGGACATGGACTCGCTGTCACTGTCTTCCATCTCCGGACCGCACGTACACAATGCTCAGCCCCTTTCGGTCCTGCGGCAGCTTCCAAACATATCGAGCTGTCAGGTTTCCCCGGGCCGGAGATGGGCGGCGACGACGACGGGCGTCCGCGGCCAATCACACCAGAAAAGCAGAGAAGACGAGATCGCTCTCTAGTGCTGCATTGTGGCCTTGTGGGCAGAAAGGCGACGACGCCATGAAGAAAAAGCTACATATTGGGGAAAGAAAGGCTGCACCAAAGCGAAAGCAGCTTTGGACGAGGGCCCCTGGGGATTGTGTGTGTCCTTGCAAGTTATTAACAGTATCAGGAAAAGAGAAAGCGATCGCCATTCGCATCACTGCGCCTCGGCAGTGGTTTGGCACCGACTCAAATTGGTGTTAGGATGATCTCCACGGGATCGATCCCAACGGATCAATAACGATCCTTGACCTCgttcgcgccctgatcgggggcgcccaatcCTATCTATGGTTGGTGGGCCTCTGTGACCTGCGCTATATAAAGAGGTGGGGGCCGGGGCTCGCAGTACGAGGTTCGTCCGCGCCGCCAGTCACCCCACCGACATCCCTACCGATCTAGGGCAAGCGCAGTGCTCACGGGAAGCAccaccaccgtcgccaccgcacgCTCGCccatccgccgccgccactcgcgTCGTCGCCATGGACAACggctcgagctcctcctcgaaggGAGAAGGTTTGTCTCCCACTCCCTCTCGATCTCTCTCCGATCTAGCAGTGTACACAACAGCTATAGCTTCTACCTGTATATGATCTATTGTAGTCGTTGGCTACTCtaacattggtatcagagcactTGTTAGAATGTATAGATCTTATTTTTCGGGTAGAAAAGTAAGAACAATAAACCCTAGATCCTCCCTgatgcaaaagaaaagaaaggtaACCGGCCGACGCCCTCGGGCTCGCCGGCAAAGAATGCGCCGCCGCAAGGCCGCGCCTTTCCTCTCGATCCAGGTGCACATCGGCAAGCCGAGGCACCTGGAAGAAGAACCACCTCACCTCCACGTGTTGTTGCGGCGGCCGTGCGAGATGGGGCAAAGTATAACTTACCAAAAGGGGCAGTGGGGCTGCGTGCCGCCACCGCCGAAAGACACCGGCTGCTGCTGGCAAAGAAAAGCGCCGCCTCTGCGCCGCTTGACGGCAACGCGCCCACCCTCGGGTGCACGCGCCACCGCCAAGAGGTACAGGGGGCGCCGCCGCGTCTTCTTCTCCGCCGTTGGCCTAGCGCCGGGATCTGGTGGTGgaggaaaaagagaaaagggaAAGGGCGGGCGGCGCCGTCGGCTAGCCGCCAGCAACCACACGGCCTCGTCTTGGACGAGCGCGCGGGAGGCTGCTGCGGTGGCCCGCGGGTGCGCTCCGCCATCGCCGGCAAGCCGCCGGAGCAGCGCGTGCGAGCGGGAGGAGGAACCtctccgtcgccgccgccggacaGAGGAGCCGTAGAAGAGCTCGGGgaaagtgtttagggttaggttttCTCCGGCCGTTTTAAACCGGCGCGAAAGAGAGGGAGACCGTCGGATGGATCCGACGGCCAGCATCTGCCGCGTGGGCGCAGTGGGTGGGCCGCGTGGGCTCCGCTGGAGGCTCCATCGCCAGGGCCGCGGGCGGGCCGAAGGAAGGCCGCGACAGCAGCCGCATAAGCGTGCGGGCCGCGTCCGCGGCGCGTGGGCGCCGCGTTTTCCAGCCGCGTGGGCAACGCGTTGCAGCGCGTCGCTCGGCGCGTGTGGGCCGCGTGGGCCGCGACAGTAACAGTCAGTTTTTTTTACTGTTTTATCAATTCCAGAGGCAGTTTTGGGTCATTTTTTGGCCAAAATTTTGTCTAGTTTTTTTCTGAATAAATAGGACCAACGAAATATTTGCTCAGAAATTAAAAGGTGAAAGATATGCCATTGAAAAGTTTAAAGTTTAAAGTTTAAATTCACAGTTTCCGCTACATATACAGAAAGGAGCATTTTAAATGCAAAAGTGACTATTGAATTTTGAAAGTATGAATAAAAGTGATTATTGTGACAATTATGGTTCTGCTATTTTTTGACCAACGTTATTAATGAAATGACCATGGTTTTGTTGCAATGATGATATGTGCATTTATCTCTATTTCTACCCAACGGTGATATAGTTTTATTTGCATTAACACAGTTGCATGTTTTAATTCGGACCAACGTTGGATTATAATTTGCAATTGTACTGTTCTCACTTCTTTGTGGTTTTCGGGAGGGTTCTACTTGATGAGTTGCATCAAGGATGTTCCCACCCTTAGAGGGGATAACTACACAGAATGGAGGAAGAAGGTGGAATTCGCCTTTGTCCGTGCTGAGGTGGACTGGGTGGTTGAAACACCGCAGCCCATCAAGCCTGCTGACCCTGTCAGAGATGACACGGATACTAATGATGCATGTGCTAAAAAGAAAAAGGACCATGCTCTAGTGGAGATGTCCTACACCTTAGAGACAGAAAGTGGCAGACTGCCAACAAAAAGTGCCTGGCATTTATAAAGAATACAATTGAGAACGCCATCGTGGGATCAATTACAGAGTGTGCTTCTGCTAGGGAGTACTTAGAAAAGATAAAGAGCCAGTTCACTGGTTCTTCAAAGACATATGCTACCCAGCTGTTGAAGCAGCTGGTGACAGAAAAGTACACTGGAGGTGCACATGGCATCAGGGAGCACATCCTGAGGATGAGCAACCTAGCTGCAAAGCTGAAGCCCATGGATGCTGACCTGGAGCTGAAGCCTGCACTTCTGGTTCACTTGGTGATGTCTTCATTGCCACAACAGTTTGACATCTTTGTTGTCAATTACAACATGAACCCTGAGAAATGGGACATTGAAAATACCATTGCCATGTGTGTGCAAGAGGAGGACAGGCTCAAGGCACAAAATGGAGGTTCCATAAATTATGTGAAGGACAATAAGAAAAGGCCCTTCACACCGAGCAACAATGGCTCTCCTTCAAAGCAATATGGTAAAGCCCCAATGCAGCATCATCAGAAGTTCCAGCACAGGCCATTTCCAGTGAACAAAGATCAGTGTCTTCACTGTCAGAAGACTGGGCACTACAAGAAAGACTGCCCTGCTTTTCTGAAAGAATTAATGGCAAAGAAAGGTAACAATTTAGTTTCCTTTGTAAATGAATCCCTGTATACACAGTTTTCGAAATCTACTTGGTGGATTGACTCAAGTGCAACTGTTCATGTTGCAAATTCTTTACAGGGATTCCATTCGACGAGGACTACGAAAAGAGGCGAAGGATGCGTTGAAGTCGCGAATGGAGTTCAAGCAGAAGTTGAAGCTGTTGGCGACGTTCTCTTGGAGCTAGCTGATGGCTTGACTATTCTGCTTAGAGATGTCTTATTTGTTCCTTCCATACATAGAAATTTAATAAGTGTATCGCGCTTAGATAAAGACAGTTATCAATGTTATTTTGGACATGGCAAATGTGCCATATGGTGTAATAATTCTTATGTTGGGGTTGCTATACTCCATGATTAGCTTTATTTATTGTCCTTGCGTGAAAAAGTATTGTCTGTGTGTAAAGTGAATGAACAATATCCTCGTCGGAAaaagaaggaaagaaaagaaaaaagaactgatgaatcatcgaaattatggcactgtctcctaggccatatttcgagggggagaatagaaagactcgttaaaaatgatattcttcctccattagaattctcagacatagaacagtgcatcgattgcattaaaggaaaatttgtaaagcaaattaaaaagggtgcaaatcgaagcacaacaacactagaaataattcacaccgatatatgtggaccatttcctgtgaaaagtgtggatggctatgattcattcataacattcacggatgattactcccgatatggttatatttatccaataaaagaaagaacAGAAACATTGGATAAATTTAAAATATTCAAAGCTAAAGTTGAAAATCAGCATGATAAAAGAACAACGATAGTCAGGTCTGATCGTGGAGGGGAGTACCACGGTCAACATACTCCATATGGCCAAGTCcctggaccttttgcaaggttcctacaggagactggaatagtcgcccagtactcgatgtcgggcgaacctcagcagaatggggtagctgaaaggcgcaaccgtacccttatggatatggtgcgcagtatgatgagctattccaccctaccattgggattgtggaTTGAGGCATTAAAAACCACTATTCACATTCTAAACAGAGTACCAagcaaatcggtgcccaaaacgccgtatgagctatggacagggagagtgccttctctaaaccacctgaaagtgtggggaagccctgctgaggccaaagtattcaatccaaatatcgcaaagttagataccaaaacagtcagctgccattttattggctatcctgaaaagtcaaaaggttatcgtttctacTGTACAGAGAAATTCACAAAGTTTGTGGAAACGAGACATGCTGTCTTCTTAGAAGACgaaatgatgagggggagcatggtagctcggaaaattgatcttgaggagaagagggtgcatgcacctaatccgatgactcaggagccattttttgcgctaccatgtgcacctgtaccgacgatccctgcgattgtggtgcaagcgcctgttgtgaatccacccatgacaacgatgagtgaaaattcggaacctaaccgtcaggagccgaatgaaccatttgttgagcatgaaagggagcaacaacaGCCACCTCCAGAAGCCGAGCCACAAGTTGAGGAATAGAATGCTCCAAAGATTGAGGCCCCTAGAAGGTCTACAAGAGCTAGAAAATCGGCCATTTCGACTGATTACAAAGTTTACAACACAGTTCATATGGAAGGTGATCCCACTTCATATGAAGAAGCCATGAGAAGCCCAGATTCATCAAAGtgggtggaggccatggaagacgaAATGAGATCGATGAGTGCCAACCATGTTTGGGACTTAGAGAATATTCCTAAAGGAGCCAAaactgtgggctgcaaatgggtctaCAAAATAAAATATGACTCCAATGGGAATGTTGAAAAGTATAAAGCACGACTTGTGGCAAAAGAATTTACACAAAGAGAAGGAATAGATTACAATGAGACTTTTTCTCCGGTATCATGTAAGGATTCCTTCAGAATCATAatggcactagttgcacattttgatttagagttgcatcaaatggatgtaaagacggcatttctaaacggggatttagaagaaaatgtctacatgaaacaacccaagggttttatcatggaaggcaatgaagaaatgggatgccgcctaaagaaatccatttacggattaaagcaagcctccagacagtggtatctaaagtttaatgaaacaattaagagatttggatttaaagaaaatattgaggacaattgcatttatgcaaagtttaaaagtgggaaatatattttcctaatcttgtatgtggatgatattctgcttgccagcagtgatgttagtctactgcaagagacaaagaagttcttgtcctcaaaattttgatatgaaagatcttggtgaagcatcatatgttttgggcatagaaattcaccgagataggaacaatggagtattaggactatcgcaaaaggcttatttagaaaagattctaagtaagtataatatgcataagtgcagtgccacacctgcccctatagtcaagggcgaTAGTTTGGGGAAACATCAAAGTCCCCAAaatcaatacgagctcgatcaaatgaaagaggttccatatgcttcggccattggaagcctacagtatgcacaagtgtgcactcgccctgacttagcatttatcaccggagtacttggtagatatcaagaaaatccaggttttgaacactggaaaatggtaaagaagACATTGTgttatgtgaaaggcacaaagaactacatgctaacatacaaaagatctgattccctagaaataagagggtattcagatgcagattttgcgggggatcaagatgatagaaaatccacatctggatatgtattcaccctcgcagggggagctatttcgtggagaagctccaaacagacgatagttgcatcatccacgatgtatgcaaaatttatagcatgttatgaatccacggggcaggcattatggttaaagaaatttatacccgacttgaaagtggtagattgtattgacaaaccactaaagatgtactacgacaatgagcctgcagtattttatgctcacaacaacaagtcgagtacAGCTACAAAACCgattgag
It includes:
- the LOC127348822 gene encoding uncharacterized protein, whose product is MSNLAAKLKPMDADLELKPALLVHLVMSSLPQQFDIFVVNYNMNPEKWDIENTIAMCVQEEDRLKAQNGGSINYVKDNKKRPFTPSNNGSPSKQYGKAPMQHHQKFQHRPFPVNKDQCLHCQKTGHYKKDCPAFLKELMAKKGIPFDEDYEKRRRMR